One genomic region from Asterias amurensis chromosome 7, ASM3211899v1 encodes:
- the LOC139940161 gene encoding uncharacterized protein: MTDSTVKELKVKRRNAKAALTRQGKALRLMIEGNRATDEVSSELEKFELVYDSLVQKHEAYTEQILDDDEFTTEEEWLEECQQMFIALQCEAKDHLTPTPTEKESNPKEEPSASAEKTSSSDDQSSSSAEQISSAEQTSTTSSAKQITESDSHISKNEASDQKEEQKKVNTAVHDVDKFCGFKMEKPKMPKYTGDVREYAIFKDDFKHMVDKRYGKRDAITLLRTCLQGKPLELIKGMGSDYDAAWEYLDTIYGDPRFITDTVTQDIMKFKPLRDGEDARFCELVHLVRRSYNTLKEVGRRNDMDNNHMLAVIEQKMNADDRKVWSRHLERDKEIATLQGLLDWMSSEMKSRMRATAPVRCVSQSPRSSINHIQIQQKDPTSMPFRDKCWVCHTSSHWTDQCDKFKGMSPANRFKMVKENHVCFSCLKKAGKGHNVSTCSRRRQCTEMMNGLQCKHYHHQLLHFTPQQATGSVSVAVSTTRAEVLLPVLQVQIMGTQITQPANILLDSGAQITLIRKSLAENLKLKGKDVITTITKVGGEEEELQTKVYEVRLRPKYKGPTYTVTAIGIPCISDDVAEVDLSEMAKLFKLHPSSLHRGSGPVDLLIGIDHASIHAGETHEAQNLIARQSPLGWVIFGTGPGNKTKTSRVLHVKFSTPVDMTDFWKTEAMGVAVKSCTCEPEKLSPAELKEAKIIEESCTRNGNRWTVPYPWKRDPNQLPDNKIQIEKRLYSTERRLAKNTSHAEAYDAQMKEMVEKKFARKLSEAELKSYKGPVHYISHHGVLRPESKSTPLRIVFNSSATYHGQCLNDYWYKGPDLLNNLFGVIMKFRENEVAVIADISKMYHQILIPKRDQHVHRFLWRDLNTDRTPDTYVKTVLTFGDKPAPAMAQIALKKTAEAAEKQFPNAAQVLKENTYMDDICDSVHTVNEAKKLTSEIDEVLAEGGFRVKGWLSNEALEENNTTDKEEERMKFLDTTTDEKVLGTVWNRKTDEFHYKVNLDLDKNLSTDDRELMQRKLTKRQILSQIAQIFDPIGFAAAFLIRTKIGMQHLWQQGLDWDQEIPKADHDSWIQLFEEMKELNEISFERCLTPSNAVGVPLLCIFCDASEEAFGACAYIRWQINDGTYDVRFIAAKSRVAPLKRLTIPRLELQAAVMGTRLYQAIMEEMRLPVEEAVFMTDSMITLSWIRSQARGFKTFVSNRVSEIQSQTDPSQWRHVPGELNVADDVSRGIPVKQLTQRWKNGPEFLRFPEERWPKDAERVNQMEVDKERHKTQAVFITTETQEAIDCKKYSSWRKLIRVTSYVRRFVQNIRAKMQSCVNKESKQGPLSPQELTDAANYWITKAQKNLHKRRANGEFKSLSPFTDDAEILRVGGRLQESTMSYTSKHPALLPNDHHISILIVRSIHQQGHTGVATTVAKTRQRYWILKAHNLAKTIKYRCVVCREAEHKLETQIMADLPKQRLAPYTPPFYFTSCDYFGPYQVKIGRNKTAKHYGVIFTCLNTRAVHLELAVDCSTMEYIQVLRRFFSIRGYPAQMISDNGTQLVGAQRELQKMIQGWNIEELKQFGAEKGMEWKFITPRAPHQNGCAEALVKSCKTALKRAVGAQVLTPFELYTVLLEVANLVNQRPIGRIPNDPDDGSYLSPNDILLGRASTDVPQGPFQETKNPRHRVEFVQRIIDSFWKRWSRDVLPCLVPRKKWRAERRNVRVGDVVTVSDTNPVRGKWCVGRVLEVFPGLDGKVRNVKVKTESGEYQRPITKIAVIYPAEGYDDED, from the coding sequence ATGACCGACTCAACAGTAAAGGAGTTAAAGGTCAAAAGAAGGAATGCCAAGGCGGCACTCACAAGACAGGGAAAAGCCCTACGCTTGATGATCGAAGGCAACAGGGCAACCGATGAAGTTTCAAGTGAGCTTGAAAAGTTTGAACTGGTGTATGACAGTCTAGTTCAAAAGCATGAGGCTTATACCGAGCAGATATTGGATGACGATGAATTTACTACCGAAGAGGAGTGGTTAGAAGAATGCCAACAAATGTTCATAGCTTTACAGTGTGAGGCAAAAGATCATCTAACTCCAACACCTACAGAGAAAGAGTCAAACCCGAAGGAAGAACCCAGTGCCAGTGCAGAGAAAACGAGTTCCAGTGATGACCAGTCCAGTTCAAGTGCCGAGCAAATATCCAGTGCAGAGCAAACCAGTACAACTTCCAGTGCCAAGCAGATAACAGAATCCGATAGCCATATCAGCAAAAATGAAGCAAGTGATCAGAAAGAAGAGCAGAAGAAAGTTAATACAGCAGTCCATGATGTCGACAAATTCTGTGGGTTTAAAATGGAAAAGCCAAAGATGCCCAAGTACACAGGGGATGTCAGAGAATACGCCATCTTTAAAGATGACTTCAAACATATGGTTGATAAGAGGTATGGTAAGAGGGATGCCATCACTCTGTTGCGTACATGCCTACAAGGAAAGCCGTTGGAGCTGATTAAGGGAATGGGGTCCGATTACGATGCAGCCTGGGAGTATCTCGATACAATATATGGTGATCCACGATTCATTACTGACACCGTCACCCAAGATATCATGAAGTTCAAGCCACTCCGAGACGGGGAAGATGCCAGATTCTGTGAGTTAGTTCATCTTGTGAGAAGGAGCTATAACACATTAAAGGAGGTGGGGCGCCGAAACGACATGGATAACAATCATATGCTAGCAGTCATTGAGCAGAAAATGAACGCTGACGACCGTAAGGTGTGGTCCAGACACTTGGAAAGGGATAAAGAAATAGCGACGCTACAAGGACTGCTAGACTGGATGTCATCGGAAATGAAATCGAGGATGAGAGCAACGGCACCAGTACGATGTGTGAGTCAAAGTCCCCGATCAAGCATCAATCACATTCAGATTCAGCAGAAAGACCCGACATCAATGCCTTTCCGTGACAAGTGCTGGGTTTGTCACACTTCCAGCCACTGGACAGACCAGTGTGACAAGTTCAAGGGAATGAGTCCAGCCAACCGATTTAAGATGGTTAAAGAGAACCATGTCTGCTTCAGCTGCCTCAAAAAGGCAGGAAAAGGCCACAACGTGTCTACCTGTTCGAGAAGACGACAATGCACAGAGATGATGAACGGACTCCAATGTAAACACTATCACCATCAATTACTGCATTTTACTCCCCAGCAAGCCACCGGTTCAGTCAGTGTTGCAGTAAGTACAACCCGAGCAGAGGTATTGCTACCAGTCCTACAAGTGCAGATCATGGGAACCCAGATTACTCAACCAGCAAATATCCTTCTTGACTCCGGGGCACAGATTACATTGATCAGAAAGTCCCTTGCCGAAAACTTGAAGCTCAAAGGAAAGGATGTAATTACTACCATCACCAAAGTGggaggagaagaagaagagcTTCAAACAAAAGTCTATGAGGTCCGTCTTCGTCCGAAGTACAAAGGTCCAACTTACACTGTTACTGCCATTGGTATCCCCTGCATAAGCGACGATGTTGCTGAAGTTGACCTATCAGAAATGGCCAAACTGTTCAAACTACATCCAAGCAGTCTCCATCGAGGTAGCGGCCCAGTAGACCTACTCATTGGCATTGATCATGCAAGCATACATGCTGGTGAAACCCATGAAGCCCAGAATCTGATTGCCCGCCAATCACCACTTGGTTGGGTGATTTTTGGAACCGGCCCTGGGAACAAGACCAAGACAAGCCGAGTTCTCCATGTAAAGTTCTCAACACCAGTAGATATGACAGATTTCTGGAAAACTGAAGCTATGGGAGTAGCCGTGAAGTCCTGCACATGTGAACCAGAAAAGCTCAGCCCAGCAGAACTAAAGGAAGCCAAAATAATAGAAGAATCCTGTACCCGAAATGGAAACCGATGGACCGTCCCTTATCCTTGGAAAAGGGATCCAAACCAGTTACCAGATAACAAGATCCAGATAGAGAAGAGGCTCTATTCAACAGAACGCCGACTTGCAAAAAACACAAGTCATGCAGAAGCCTATGATGCCCAGATGAAGGAAATGGTGGAAAAGAAGTTTGCCCGGAAGCTGTCTGAAGCTGAACTGAAGTCATACAAAGGTCCCGTACACTACATCTCTCATCATGGAGTTTTGAGGCCAGAAAGTAAAAGCACACCTCTCCGAATTGTCTTCAATTCTTCAGCAACCTACCACGGGCAATGTCTGAACGACTACTGGTACAAGGGGCCTGACCTTCTTAACAATTTATTTGGAGTCATCATGAAGTTCCGTGAAAATGAAGTGGCAGTCATTGCAGACATCTCAAAGATGTACCACCAAATTCTGATTCCAAAACGTGATCAGCATGTTCATCGCTTCTTGTGGAGAGACCTGAATACTGACCGTACACCTGATACTTACGTCAAAACAGTTCTGACGTTCGGGGATAAGCCCGCTCCAGCCATGGCTCAGATCGCCCTGAAGAAAACAGCTGAGGCTGCCGAGAAACAATTTCCAAATGCAGCACAAGTCTTAAAGGAGAACACCTACATGGACGACATATGCGATTCCGTCCACACTGTGAATGAGGCCAAGAAGCTGACAAGTGAGATAGATGAGGTGTTAGCTGAAGGGGGATTCCGAGTAAAGGGCTGGCTATCTAATGAAGCTCTGGAAGAAAACAATACCACTGACAAGGAAGAGGAGAGAATGAAGTTCCTGGACACCACAACTGATGAGAAAGTACTGGGGACAGTATGGAACCGCAAAACTGACGAATTCCACTACAAGGTCAACTTGGACTTGGACAAGAATTTGTCCACCGATGATCGAGAACTGATGCAGAGAAAGTTAACAAAGCGTCAAATTCTGAGCCAGATTGCACAAATCTTTGACCCGATTGGATTCGCTGCAGCCTTTCTCATCCGTACCAAGATTGGAATGCAACATCTATGGCAACAGGGTCTGGACTGGGACCAAGAAATACCCAAGGCAGATCATGACAGTTGGATTCAACTATTCGAAGAGATGAAAGAGTTGAATGAGATCAGTTTTGAAAGATGTCTTACTCCGTCGAATGCTGTTGGCGTGCCCTTGCTGTGTATCTTCTGCGATGCTTCAGAGGAAGCTTTCGGAGCCTGTGCCTACATCCGATGGCAGATAAATGATGGCACCTATGATGTCAGATTCATTGCAGCCAAGTCTAGAGTAGCACCCCTGAAGAGGCTCACCATCCCACGATTGGAGTTGCAAGCAGCAGTTATGGGTACAAGGCTGTACCAGGCCATCATGGAAGAAATGCGCCTACCAGTAGAGGAAGCAGTGTTTATGACTGACAGTATGATTACCCTATCTTGGATTCGAAGCCAAGCCAGAggattcaaaacatttgtatcCAACCGAGTAAGCGAGATTCAGAGCCAAACAGATCCCTCACAGTGGAGACATGTTCCAGGAGAGCTGAATGTAGCAGATGACGTCTCTCGTGGAATACCTGTGAAACAATTGACCCAGCGTTGGAAAAATGGTCCAGAATTCCTGCGCTTCCCAGAAGAAAGGTGGCCAAAAGATGCAGAGAGGGTAAACCAGATGGAGGTAGATAAGGAACGACACAAGACCCAAGCTGTATTCATCACCACCGAAACTCAGGAAGCCATTGACTGCAAGAAGTATTCTAGCTGGAGAAAGCTAATCAGGGTCACATCCTACGTTCGTCGATTTGTCCAGAACATACGAGCCAAGATGCAGTCTTGTGTAAACAAGGAGTCTAAACAGGGTCCGCTCTCACCCCAAGAGCTGACAGATGCTGCCAACTACTGGATTACCAAGGCACAGAAAAATCTACACAAGCGCAGGGCCAACGGAGAGTTCAAGTCATTGAGTCCATTCACAGATGATGCAGAAATCTTAAGGGTTGGAGGCCGACTGCAGGAGTCTACGATGTCTTACACTTCAAAGCACCCAGCACTGCTTCCCAATGATCATCACATTTCAATTCTGATTGTGCGTAGTATTCACCAACAGGGCCACACTGGTGTTGCTACCACTGTTGCAAAAACAAGGCAAAGATACTGGATCCTGAAGGCACACAACCTAGCCAAGACGATCAAATACCGCTGTGTGGTTTGCAGAGAGGCAGAGCATAAACTTGAGACACAGATCATGGCTGATTTACCGAAGCAACGCCTAGCACCATACACACCACCATTCTACTTCACGTCATGCGATTACTTTGGACCCTACCAAGTGAAGATTGGACGTAACAAAACAGCCAAACACTATGGAGTGATCTTCACTTGCCTGAACACCAGAGCAGTGCACCTAGAGCTAGCGGTGGACTGTTCCACTATGGAATACATTCAAGTGCTCCGCAGATTCTTTTCTATTCGAGGCTATCCAGCTCAGATGATTAGTGATAACGGAACCCAACTGGTCGGAGCACAACGGGAACTCCAAAAGATGATTCAAGGTTGGAACATCGAAGAGCTGAAACAGTTCGGTGCAGAGAAAGGCATGGAATGGAAGTTCATCACACCAAGAGCACCACATCAAAATGGGTGTGCAGAGGCATTAGTCAAGAGCTGCAAGACTGCGCTGAAAAGGGCTGTTGGGGCTCAGGTGCTGACTCCGTTTGAGCTTTACACAGTTTTATTAGAAGTTGCGAACCTCGTAAACCAACGCCCGATTGGAAGGATCCCAAATGACCCAGATGATGGCTCCTACCTGAGTCCGAATGATATACTACTTGGAAGAGCTTCGACTGATGTTCCTCAGGGGCCATTCCAGGAGACCAAAAATCCTAGACACCGTGTGGAGTTTGTTCAGAGGATTATTGACTCTTTCTGGAAGCGCTGGAGCCGAGATGTTCTACCCTGCCTGGTACCACgcaagaaatggagagctgaaaGGCGTAACGTACGAGTTGGTGATGTGGTAACTGTGTCAGATACCAATCCTGTCCGGGGCAAGTGGTGTGTCGGCAGGGTTCTTGAGGTCTTCCCTGGATTGGATGGCAAGGTGAGGAACGTGAAGGTGAAGACTGAGAGCGGAGAATACCAGAGGCCTATCACAAAGATAGCAGTGATCTACCCGGCAGAAGGTTATGATGATGAGGACTAG